The Rhododendron vialii isolate Sample 1 chromosome 1a, ASM3025357v1 region TCTACATGACCAAAGTTATCTCTGTACCACATTTGTCATCTCTATTCGACAACTTATCTGTCCCTTGGTGTATGAACAGAATTATTGAAAACATTTCAAGGTACAtgaaagaatttttaaaaacattgcgGAAACCCGTCTCAATATATACTTTGGCTTTTACAGCTCCGTTTTAATCATCGCCCATCTCTTGGACCCAAAGCAAACCCCGAAGTTCCCTCAGGCGTGCTTATAGGTGTGTTGTAACTATAATGGTAACCGCTGGGAATCACGGTAGTACCTTCACCCAATTGCCACTGTTGTATTGCTTGAGGAAGGCTCATTCCAAAGCCAATGCCAAAGCTGTCTTCTACTTCTTGGGAGGTTGGTTTCCACTGCTCCACCAGGGGAGATAACACAGTCACCACATGACCCATATCCGGGCGCTGCAAAGGCTCCCTAGCAGTACAGTGTCCTGCTAATTCCGTTACTTTGCATATGCTTTCAAAGGTTTCTTCATCTGGATCCAGCACGGGGTCTAGTGATTTCCTGATGCTGTCCTTGTTATTAAGAATAAGAACCCTTCGGAACCAAGTAACTAGATGGCTGTTCTCGTCTGGTAAGCTCTCGTCTAGCGCTTTTCTACCTGTGATTATTTCCATAAGCACCACCCCAAATGCGAAAACATCAACCTTTGTTGTCACTCTCCCTGTCGCTGCAAaccagaaaaacaaaatatggaTCAAATTCATAGACTCGGTATCCATACTGAAAATACACTTTAAAACTTCATAGGTCTGAAAGTTGTGCATGCTTTTGACCCACATTAAGCGTTAGGTATTCTTCGTTGCCAAAATCTCTCTTTTATTTACCAATGGATAAAGACGAAATTTGAAACGAAACTGTGCACCTAAATATGCTTTAAAATTCGGATCAAGAACAGAATGAACAAATGGATCAAGAAATTGGATGACAACAAAGAATTTAGATAAAGGGGAAGTATCGACCTTTGTGAGCCTAGATCTTTAAAAGCGTACACATATATTTGTTcttaaccaattttttttaatccaaacacaacctacTAGAAGTCTGGAAGGGGAAGAGGAACTAAATGACAGCGAACTCTGTACTTACAAGCATACTCTGGCGCTAAATAACCAAATGTTCCAGCCAACCTAGTCTCCACCGAGCACTTCCCATCTGGCGCGTTCTTAACCAATCCAAAATCAGACACCTTAGCTCTCATGTCATCTCCAAGTAGTATGTTAGAGGGTTTTAGATCTCTGTGAATGAAACTCTGCTGCGCTAAGCCGTGCAAGTACTCAACCCCTCTGGCAACATCCAAGGCTATGGTGACTCTTTGCTTCCATGTAAGCGGAGGTAATCCCATTTCACTGAACAAATGCTGGGCTAATGTCCCCTGAGGCATGTACTCATAAACCAAAAGCCTTTCACTCCCATTGATACAAAACCCATGAAGTGCGACTAAATGTCGGTGCCTGACCTTTGATAGAACTGCAATTTCAGCTTGGAACTCACTGAGCCCCTTCGAACTCGACACCATTGCTTCCATCCTCTTAACCGCAATTTGGGTCCCATCTTGTAGTTGTCCTCTGTACACAACACCAAATCCACCACGGCCCAAAATGTTATCGTCACTGAAATTATTGGTCACTTCCCTGAGTACTTCTATTGGGATGGCAACGTTGCCACCATCATGAACTTGGATATCGGTGTTATCAGCACTACTTTGACTAGGCATTTCACTTCCAGAGCCTCCAccctttttcgatttctctttgCCTTTTGAAGCCCATTTGGATCTCCTACTCCTTTTCTTCACAACCCGTATGTAAACTACCAATGACAAAATTACTATCACAATCACAGCAGCAATAGCGGAACCAACAATCACCCAAAGTGATGTGGATGATTTACGTGTTCCAACAGTCCCAGTTCCAGTTCCACCGGATGATGAACCAGTAGTCCCACCGGATGAACTTTCACTCGGAGAGCTACTAttcgaagaagaaggagaagaagaagaaggaggagaaggagaagttGCATTTCCAGCAGAAACAATTTTCCCACCAAGAAACGGGTTCCCAGATATCTTCACTGTTACACCCGAACCAAACGACGGTACTTCACCGGAAATGTTATTATTGGAAACATCAAGAAGTCGGAGTTGCGCCAACTTTGTCAATCCAGGAGGAATAGTGCCAGTAAGATTGTTATCATTCAAAAGCAAAGTGGTCAATCCAGTGAGGTTAGCAATAGCAGGGGATATAATCCCACTCCAACCCTGTTTCCCAAAATTAAGCACCGTTACACTTCCTTTAGAGTCACAGGAAATAGATTTCCACCCGTCGCAAGGGTTATTCCCTGACCAAGATTCAGCTAAACCCATTGGGTAACCCAATCCCCCTGCAATTTCAAGCAATGTAGTCACCTGCGGGTCACACGGGCCGGGTTTCGGATTACAGAAATTATTAGTTTCACCAAGACTCACCTGAACACCACTAGGAAAGCTAGGTAGTGGGCCCTGTAACTTGTTGTTTTGCAACGAGACGTTAACCAATTTTGGGAGCATAGTCAGAGACGTCGGGACAGGACCCGTTAACTCGTTATCGCGAAGCGAAAGATCAAACAAGGAGGTCGATTGGGAAAGATCAGGAATTGGACCCGAAAATTGGTTCTGATGTAGCCAAACCTGcgacaaattttatttttcattggcaaaaaaaaaaattctatctataaataaaaatgaaatcaGCAGAATAAGAAAAGGAAGGCATTGAGAGCCAAACCTGTGACAACTGCGACATTAAACCAAGCACGTCGATCCTACCCGAAATCCCAATGCGCTGGTTGTTGAGCCATAGGTTCTGAATCCCCGACTTGGCAAACGAAGGTGGCAAAGCACCGGTTAAATTATTATATGAAAGCCTGAGATTTTGAAGACTCGGGAGCGAGGCAAATATATCCGGCATTGTGCCGACTAGATTGGAATTTCCAATGTAGAGAGTGGTTAAGGTTGTGGAATCAGCTAAGGTTTCGGGGAGGGTCCACGGGGGTAGATTGGGGTTTTCGCTGAGGCTGAGGGTTTGCAAGCTGGTTAAGCCGGTGAGGAAAGGGGAAGGGATTGAGGTGAAGTTGTTGTTGTCAAGATAGGCCTGTTGGAGGGAGGGGAGgttggagagagaagggaggggGCCGGAGAGGCTGTTGCGTTGGAGAGAGACGGATTTGAGGTGAGAGAGCAGGTTTAATTCGGAGGGCAGTTGGCCGGAGAGGGATTTGGAGGAGAGGGAAATGGAGGTGACGTGGCCGGAGGAGTCACAGGCAATGCCAGTCCAGTCGCAGGGGTTGGAGGTGGACCAGCCGGTGGGGGTTGGGGTGAGGGATTTGGCGAGTTTGGACATGACCGCGGCGTCATCTTTGGACGCGGTGGaggtggcgatggtggtggaggcggcGGAGGAGAGATGGAGGAGGGAGGAGGTtgtgaggaggaagaggaaggaaaaGTTGGTTGGATGTGTTTGGTGGTGTTCTACCATTGTTGtggttgtttttgttgttggttctctttctctctcattgagagagagagagagagagaggagagagagaggggagggagggagattTGAGTGGTAGCTAAAATTGTGGACGGATTACCGTTATTTTGGGGAGCAATTGACAAGGATTTCACCCGAGAAgtgtttgttgggttttgaacTTCGTATTTGGAGATCaggaggaaggaagaaaaaaggaacttctttattttgggtaaattgTACATTTGCTTTCATAGAGGTTTGGTAATCTTTCATTTTGGTCGTAGAAGTTTTGTTTCATCCAAACATCATTCAAACAATCTTTAGGCCTTCCAGTGAAGTTGGTAATTCCTCTTTGAGAACGAGAACTAAAGATATGTACACTACCTTTTTACACTATATAGTTACACTACATCTTATGTGGAACCTATTTtgagtcccaaaaaaatttaaaaaaataccgataatttttaaaatattgttttatggggtcctataaaaaattagcacCAATGAATGTCGGTAAgtactacttttggattcatagggATGAAATTGCTTAATTGAGCAGTTTCGGCACTAcgaatctagaaataatacttaccaatatccattgaagctaattttttacaaagcactataaaataatattttagaatttatgaatatttttctgaatttttttacaCGTTATACTAGATTTTATGTGGAGCTCATTTcaggtttcaaaaaaatccagaaaaatattcataaattctaaaatattatttttatagggctttgtaaaaaattagcttcaacggatattaataaatattatttctagATTCGTAGTGCCGAAACTGCGCAATTAAGTAATTTCACCtatatgaatccaaaagtagtacTTACCGACATTCATTGGAGCTAAATTTTTATAGAaccccataaaacaatattttaaaatttatcagtatttttttagatttttttgggactcaAAATAGGTTCCACATAagatgtagtgtaactatgtagtgtaaaaAGGTAGTGTACATATCTTTAGTCTTTCTCTCATAGTGGTGATCAAGGTTCGAGTTCCAAGAGGGATGAGACTTTAAGGGTCAGGACTATGAATAGCTTCTAGATCCTTCATGTGCTGACTCTACCACCCCACTAACCCTCACTTATTATGTATATTGcccgacaaaaaatatatattttacctACCCGAACAAGAGGAATTAAATAAGTAAAACATTATGATAGTATTAAGAAAAATTTCTCTAAGTGAAAGctataagtttttattttttcaaaattcgaaattcaattttctatttttacgTTGTAATTGTTCCAGAGACAAGTTCACCAAATCgcaaaaataagtgcttatccTCCCTATGGTCGTATGTTCAGATTTTACGGAGGTCGAACTTTCCAAACCTTGAAATCCACCGGAGGGTTTGCCGTTAACTTTATTAGCTGTCTGGACATtaaaaccgaaaaaaaaaaaccttattaGAATATTACAGTAAAATATTTACAACTTATTAGAATATTAAAATATGATATTTAACCGGTCCAATATACTCCTCCCTCCTGTCCTGTTAAGATTGCTGTtcgggggtgtttgggagcgaactttttgacttttcattgtCAACTTTTTGCCTCTTTGGCTTTTGGGATTATGATCAGAATATATTTTGTATTtgatagagtgtttggatgatatgtgcagaatgcattttgcagtagaaatagtgtttggaagatatagaatgaaaatgaattatggattgattttttactatattGCCCCCGATTATTAATAATAgtgtataatgtatataaataatgttttaatcaattttttaaaatttacttaTGAAATTGGATGTATATGACCTGAAAGTGTcccctttttttaattatatattttttattcaattattgTTTGCTGTTATGTGAAGAGCTGGTGTGAGGTGAATGGAAAATTAGTCGAGAGAACGTTCCAAAAAAAACGGACCTGGGGCTTTGCTGCCTCCATGGCACAACAACCCCTACCATGACTAAAAACGGCAAcattttggttttaaaaaaaaatccttaccatcaatttgcaatcctatagagcagaaacATGAtcatgagagccttagagacaaaatttgattatgtctctttagaataatataatcagaataataagatcttcacactcgttcaaacggattaaaaattagagtatttaattttttaaccatattttttaatatataaaaggtttaaaaaaattaagtgttcaaattttcactccgtttgaatcaatgcaaagatcttgttatttttatcatattattctaaagggtcataattaatttttatttataagactctcataatcatatttttctctACAGAGTCctaaataaagaatatatacttaatatgacagccctagagataaaaatgaattatgacGCTTTAGAATAATACGATTAGAATAAACAAGAtatttgcaccgattcaaacggagtgaaaatttgagcatttaattttttgagaccgtttatatattaaaaaatatggttaaaaaattaagtacttcaatttgtaatccgtttgaacgggtgtgaagatcttattattctgatcatattattctaaagagatataatcaaattttgtatctatgactttcataatcacgtttctgctctataggattgcaaattgatggttttgtttttttttttaaccaacacATTGCCGTTTTTAGTCCCCGTGGCCTTGAAAACCGAAAGCAAAGTGGAAAGCAAAGTGGAGATTATCTCAAAAGGGAGAGGGTATGGTTGTCTTTGTGGCATGGCTGGATTCAAAAATAGGAAAATGGAAATTGGAAAAGCTCCTGATACCGGATTCTGCCTTTTATTTTAGAAATAAGAAATCGGAAAATCCATTTCACCCGAaacccattttcctttttcctgccaaacacccaaaactcaaaaatgagaatttgaaaatgtccaaaacccaaaaatgagaatttgaaaatgtaaaaaggGGCCATCCAAACACCTCGTCAAGTTCCCCAGCTATACGACCAATCAGCGCTCATCTCGTCATCGATGTATCATTTCAATGACGTGGCATCATATCATTGGCCTTCGTTCTCAGCCAGTCTTCTCCTTCGTTCTACTTACAATTTGGCCCGAAACCACACAAAAGGGTGGAATTATTACAGTgatttgggagagagagaacgagaatGGCGAGGACAACCTTCAGCTGTGCGTCGAAGGCTACTTCGACATTGATTCTTATTCTGCTGATTATTTCTTCATCAGGTGAATTGATCTCATCATCGTCGTTTGGAATTTGGGGATCTGTTCAGGCGCTGTTGTTTATACTCTGAGAGATCTTAATTttggttactgattgtaccattCGAGCAAATAATACAACGTTGTTTTTCAGTTTTGGCAAAGAAGTCGAAGGATGTTACTGAGTTACAGATCGGTGTAAAGGTATATTCCTCgctttcttattttcttgttgcGTATTCGTACCGGCTTCTCATTGCATTTGATCTCGTAGGTTTACCTATGGATTGTATCAGTTTATTCTGTCAAAATTCCCAATCAAGTTAAAATGTGTTTTGTTATCTCCAGTTGCTTTATCAAATATCAAGAGTAGAAACTTGGATTGACTAGCTGTGGTAAATTTTTGGTTGGAAGTGTGGATTGGCTTTGAGCTGATTAGTGATAGACTGATAGTGTAGTGTTTTAGAAGTTGATGTGAAGTTGCATTTATTGTCCCCCGGTCATTCTTTTTGACAAACAAGATCATCCCTGTTATATTATTGTCCCCCGGTCATTCTTGGTGGTTGCATGTTTCATTTGTCCTTGTTTGCAATTGAAGTTAAGGCTACTGTTGGAATACTTCATTGGCTTGGGGATTCTACATGTTTTGTTGACTAATTATAAGTTTTGAGCTGGATTGTTTGTCATGTGATATACTGTTAGTAGCAGTGAAGCATTTACATACAGAGGTCTATAATTATCAAAGTGGGTTTTAAGCCATTGGTATGTCAATTACCTGTCAAGCTGCAAGAACATCTGCACAATTTTAGTGAGAACTTCCAATCTTGTGAAGTTGTAACTGTGTTAGCTGAAGACATCAACAAGAATGACCATTACAGGGAATTCCTATTTTTCCTCGTCAGTGCATTGCTGTGGAATTATTGTGAATTCAATGAAGCTAAGTTTGATTGTTTCTTTTCTGTTGGATAGATGACATCCGGATTGTGCAGTTCTTAGCAAATTAACAACTGACAATTTCTCTAAACACATGTTCCTTAGATACAATGTGGGGATGAGATTGTAGGTTTTTTTTGGTAGATGCTTCAAGTTCCCTGGAAGTCGTTAATAACTAATTAACAGAAAAGATAAGGGAACTGACTCGTATAATGTGTTTCTGGTACTGGTACTAAGAGTTTGAATAGATAAGAGTGATCCCGTAGTAGGAGTTCATTAGCCTAAGTTAAGCAGCAACATGTTATCACGTCAAGGTACAAATTATATCATCTTTTTTATTGACCAGCAACAAGAAGCATATATGCAATGGATAGGCAATGATGATGAGCGATATAAATACAAAGTTGCCTTCTTGCTAGTTTTCCTGAATGCTTCTGCTTACTTGGCTTTTGGATCTTCGTCCTGTTATTGCAGTATAAGCCAGAATCTTGTGACATTCAGGCACATAAAGGTGATAGAATCAAAGTACACTATCGGGTGAGAAAAACCACAGCTTTTTCTTTCTCTGCCTCTCCtgcttttttcttctccttcttgtgaGTTTTTTTGGgagtgaaatatttttttgagacaGCTGTGTGCTGCAGTCATGTTTAATATCTTTAGATACTAACAATGTCATGGTCAGTTAAGTCGTCAAAGCCATGGTCAATTAAGTCGTCAAAGCCCTTACTATCTGCAGCTGATCAGCATTTTGATAGGTAGACTAGGGCCATGAATTCGAGACACTCAGCAGTTGAAAGGGATATAAGTATGCAGTTTCTTTTCCTAGCATTAGAAATTGACATCCTCTTGTGACCTGTTTCAGTTGTCTGCCGAACACCATAAATGTGCACTAGGAAGACTAAACTAGTTGGGAGGATGTTCAGTCTTGCTAATATAGCGTCATCTTGTACCTCTACGTGTGAGCCTATTGCTGATGTTGGTATTCACTTAGCTTTGCAGGGAAAACTCACAGATGGGACTGTTTTTGATTCCAGCTTTGAAAGGGGTGACCCAATTGAATTTGAACTTGGTAGCGGTCAGGTCATTAAAGGTATGTGGCAGACTGGCAGTTGTAACAGCAAACTACTTTTTTGTGTGTTGAGAAGTCCAGCTATTTCCTTGACACCTGGTAGAAATTCAAAATGAAGTGAGTAGGCTACCATTTACCCTTATTCTAAGACCAATATGAGATAGCCCACTaagggagttttttttccctccctcattttaaatgaCACAGAACACCTTCTTCATATGATTAAAAATGAACCCTTGATCAGATAACAAGTGTATAACAGCCAGAAATGGTAGCATAGCAGCATTTGTGGAGAGATGAATTACATGGAAAACGGATTGGATGCATGGAAAGATCTTTAAGCAAATAAGACGTCAAATGCAATTCAAGTTGTTCTTCCTTGGACTGCTGCACAAATGAACTCGTCAACAACTAAAACTCTTTCTAGAGGCTACAAATGAACACAGTGGGCATTTGTTGATTCTTGCAGCAATAGGTGTTGCATGACACAATAGTACATGACTCATTTCCAGTTTTTGAATTGCCCTGGGAAATCCAGGTtatatattcttttttcttgtagCATTTATTGCAACAACATGAAAGTAGAAAGTTTTTGTGGCATACGATCATGAATTCTACGTGACCTAGTTGCAATATCAGATCCCAACAACTGAAGAAATGTTAAGATATATGAGCGGCCTTTGAATTAGAAgtttaaaataaaacaagaaaaaggttACTGGACATTTCTTTTTGCGTTGTGCAAAGTATTCTATTAGTATGATGTGTTTTGTTATAATAATGTGATGAGCTTATGCTCTCGTAGCATCATAGCGGAGCACTTTATAGGCGTATTGGGTATTATACATGTGCATAGCATTTCGTGGATTCAACCTTGTGTAAGGAAATGACTAGGGTGAAAACTAAATTGCTCTAAAGAATATAAGCCTTACTCGCAGGATGGGATCAAGGACTGTTGGGGATGTGCGTAGGGGAGAAACGAAAGTTGAAAATACCTGCAAAATATGGTTATGGAGAGCAGGGATCACCGCCCAAAATCCCAGGTAATTCTTGATCACATGTTCTATTTTCCTTGCAGTGCATACCTCTCGTCAGAGTAGGTTTAATGTCAGAGTAGGAGTATGTCATAGATGCAGAAAATGTAATACAGCCTAAGATTGCCCCATAACCCATGACACCTAAGATTTCTTTTCAGGGTTGTCCTTGAACGCATAAGGTCCACTCCAaaattttactccctccgtcccaaaaaggatgacaatttttgaaacttgtgtcatttttcatcgcttatatctttcaatctataatgtttttcttgagtttgaaaattttgtataatagaactaatcgagaactatcaaataagatccatattgtatattttttgagatccatattgaaagatataaggaattgaaattggca contains the following coding sequences:
- the LOC131319809 gene encoding receptor-like kinase TMK4; this encodes MVEHHQTHPTNFSFLFLLTTSSLLHLSSAASTTIATSTASKDDAAVMSKLAKSLTPTPTGWSTSNPCDWTGIACDSSGHVTSISLSSKSLSGQLPSELNLLSHLKSVSLQRNSLSGPLPSLSNLPSLQQAYLDNNNFTSIPSPFLTGLTSLQTLSLSENPNLPPWTLPETLADSTTLTTLYIGNSNLVGTMPDIFASLPSLQNLRLSYNNLTGALPPSFAKSGIQNLWLNNQRIGISGRIDVLGLMSQLSQVWLHQNQFSGPIPDLSQSTSLFDLSLRDNELTGPVPTSLTMLPKLVNVSLQNNKLQGPLPSFPSGVQVSLGETNNFCNPKPGPCDPQVTTLLEIAGGLGYPMGLAESWSGNNPCDGWKSISCDSKGSVTVLNFGKQGWSGIISPAIANLTGLTTLLLNDNNLTGTIPPGLTKLAQLRLLDVSNNNISGEVPSFGSGVTVKISGNPFLGGKIVSAGNATSPSPPSSSSPSSSNSSSPSESSSGGTTGSSSGGTGTGTVGTRKSSTSLWVIVGSAIAAVIVIVILSLVVYIRVVKKRSRRSKWASKGKEKSKKGGGSGSEMPSQSSADNTDIQVHDGGNVAIPIEVLREVTNNFSDDNILGRGGFGVVYRGQLQDGTQIAVKRMEAMVSSSKGLSEFQAEIAVLSKVRHRHLVALHGFCINGSERLLVYEYMPQGTLAQHLFSEMGLPPLTWKQRVTIALDVARGVEYLHGLAQQSFIHRDLKPSNILLGDDMRAKVSDFGLVKNAPDGKCSVETRLAGTFGYLAPEYASTGRVTTKVDVFAFGVVLMEIITGRKALDESLPDENSHLVTWFRRVLILNNKDSIRKSLDPVLDPDEETFESICKVTELAGHCTAREPLQRPDMGHVVTVLSPLVEQWKPTSQEVEDSFGIGFGMSLPQAIQQWQLGEGTTVIPSGYHYSYNTPISTPEGTSGFALGPRDGR
- the LOC131319816 gene encoding peptidyl-prolyl cis-trans isomerase FKBP15-1-like — translated: MARTTFSCASKATSTLILILLIISSSVLAKKSKDVTELQIGVKYKPESCDIQAHKGDRIKVHYRGKLTDGTVFDSSFERGDPIEFELGSGQVIKGWDQGLLGMCVGEKRKLKIPAKYGYGEQGSPPKIPGGATLIFDTELVAVNGKTAGGKTDDSEL